DNA from Candidatus Ozemobacteraceae bacterium:
GCGTTTCCCACGCCGGCTCGACGGGAAAACGGTCGTCTCCGGTGTCGAGCGAGACGATCCAGCAGGCTCCGGCGGGAGTTTCCAGCTTCACCGACCCCTTTCCGGGGGCTCCGGGAGGGAGATTCAACGGCCGGATGATCGGTCTCGCGGGATTGTCCGAGGCCAGAAACTCGCGCACGGCAGGCCTCGCCAGGGATTTCGCCCCGAGCGTGATAACGTCGATTCCACTGTCAAAGAGCCGTTCGACGTGACCCGCCGGTCGGCCGCCGGTTCCGAAGAGACCGGAGGCATTGCAGATCACGGCCGTCTGACCGTCTCCCTCGCAGCAGGCGGACGACGTCAGAGACCGCAGATCGGACGCGCGGATCTCCCGGGTCATCACCCCCAGCACGAGCAAAGACAGCATAAGCCGCCTGAGTTTATCACAGAGAGATGCGGACCCTCAACTCAAAAGCCCCGAATTCCGGGAGACAATTTCCGGATTCACACGAAGCGTGCGGGAGGTGGAACGCAGAGGGAAACGACGATGACCCGGCGCGTGAAACGCCGGAACGATCAGAAGTTCGAGAGCCAGCTGAAAATCAGCGATTTCTCGGTGATGTTGTTCGCGGTATGGGTGGTGTGTCGTTCGCGGCGGCTCTGGTAGCCGAGTTCGAGGCTCTGGGAGGTCGACAGCTGCTTTTCGACGCCGACGCGCCAGGTGTGCCGCGTGTTCGACGACAGCACGAGATCTTCGAACTGGTCGTATTTCGTGTCGAGCCACTCGTCCTTCAGGTGAAGCAGCCAGGTCGGAGTGAAAGGGTAGTCGTAGCCGAAAAGCATCTGATACTCGTCGGAATCCGCGAAAAAGGCCCGGGGCGTTCCGTATCTGGTCCTGGTGGCCTTGAGATTCAGACTGGCTGCGGTGCGCCGCCCGGTGAAATAGTTTTCCCACAGGAACGCGTCGACGCGGTAATCGTGCTCCTCGTGTGTGGAGTGGAGATACCGCTCGTCATACAGGGTCATCAGGTGCAGGAATCGTTCGGACGGCCGGTACTGCCCGGAAAGCGAAAGTCTGTTCGAATCGTGGTTGAACAGGGAATAGGCATCCGATTCCTTGTCGTGCCTGCGCGAGGAATACGTCTCCTCGAGCGTCAGGCTGGTCTGGCGGTTCGCCTCGTACGTCGCGCGGAAGGTGCCGGAAGGCTGATCGAACCCGTTGTCGATCGTCGTCCGGCGCTGTCGTTTCAGATTCCCCGTGAGGCCGAGATACAGCGCTCCGCGGGCGACGCGCGAGACGAATCGGGCCTGCGGATCGGGTTCGCCGGGGCGGCGGGTCCAGTCGGTATACGCGTTGACGGCTTTCCGGGTCGCCATGCCCGTCGGGATACGTTCGAACGTCGAGCGCTCGCCGCGGATCGAGTTGCTGACCGGCGTGTAGTGAAGCCGCTCGGGCAGGAACGCCGAGAGGTCGATCGAGAGATTGCCCTCCTCGTAGTTCGCGTCGCGGTCGTCGGCGAATTCGCGCTCTTCGTACGAGCCTTCGAAGCCGAGACCCGTGTGATCGCCCGCCCGGTGGTCGTACCGGATCTTCGCCATGTTCGATGTATAGTTGAATATATTTTCGATCGGAAGCCGGTAGGCGGCGTTCACGTAATCGAGCATGAGGAGGTCGGCCTCGCCGACCGAGAGGCCGTAGGTCAAATCGAACGTGTGGTCGAGCGCCGAGTATTTGTAGGTGTCGACGGCGAAGGCTTTCTCATCCTCGGGGCGATATCCCTGGTAGTGGAACGTCTCCCTGACGTCGATGAAATGTCGCTCCGACAGGTCGCCGCGGAGGGTGAAGTTCAGATCCTGCACCGTGCTGACGAAGCTCTTGTCGTAAGCCGCCGGCTTCGCGACGGGCGCATACAGGGGGGCGGGATACTCGACGGTGTAGGAGTCCTTGCGCGTGCTGTCGATGGCGGTCTTCGAGTCGTAATCCCACGCAGCGGTGAACCGCGAGGCGGCCGCCGGCCGAGGGCAGATGCAAAGCATCACCGCCAGAGCGGCTCCCAGAGCCGTCAGGCGGATGATCGCCGGGCGCTTGTTGTCGGCCATGATTCAGGTTTCTCTCGTCGAAGAAAAAGAATGCACCACTTCGTCTTTCGGCTGCCGGCTCCGAACTCCGAAGTCTTTTCCATCAAGGGCCATTTTCCGTCACATTCCGATGCACCATCTGTTGTAGGGGCGGGTTTCAAACCCGCCCTTGTGGGACAACGGCGGTGATTGGATTCGAACATTCCGGGGGTTCAGACCACGGGACGTGCCGAATCTTTCGGCACCGTGTACGGAAAGTCGGCAGCCATGAACGGCAGAGAGGCTTGAATAAACATTTTTCAAGGTGGCATGCATATTGCGTTTCGCGTTGTCGCATTTCAAAATTCAATCAGCTACCGGAGGAATGACCACATGTTTTCACGCATCAGTCTGCTCGCCCTTCTCTGCGCGTTCTGCGTTGCCCTCGTCCCCGTTGCGGGCATGGCCCAGACGCAGGAACTGATCATCGTCGACGCCACGATCCGCGTTCTCGAGAGCGAGAAGGCGTTCATCGACGGGTATTGGGAAGTCACCGGTCTGATTTCCGAGATCGTGAACCTCGACGCCGACGAAGCCGGCCTGTCGGTCGACCAGAAGGCCGCCCTCGCCTATCTCCGCAAGAACGCGAAGCAGATCCGCCTCGACGTCTTCTGCTCCAACGAAAAGCAGGAGATCATCCACCGCACCTTCCTCACCGTCGGCCACCCGAAGCCGGCCTCCTTCAACGTGAAGATCGCCGTCGACCGCCGCACGATGAACAATACCTCCCGCTATATGGTTGCCGTCGTCGACCACGACCTGAAGTAATCCCCCTCTCTCGATCGACCTGCCCGTCGAGTCTCTCGGCCGGGCAGGTCGTATTTCAGGAACTATTGTTTCCTGCGCCATGATGCCCCCGTTCGCCCTGATCCTGTCGAAGGGCGAACGCATCGCACCGTCCCTCTCCCTTTTTCAAACTTCATCCTTCCCTCTTCAAACTTCCGCGCAGTCAGCAATTCTCACTATGCGTTCTAGAGCGAGTTTGCGCTTGACACCGGATCGATT
Protein-coding regions in this window:
- a CDS encoding YmdB family metallophosphoesterase, whose product is MLSLLVLGVMTREIRASDLRSLTSSACCEGDGQTAVICNASGLFGTGGRPAGHVERLFDSGIDVITLGAKSLARPAVREFLASDNPARPIIRPLNLPPGAPGKGSVKLETPAGACWIVSLDTGDDRFPVEPAWETLIPFERSLPDRLPIVIDIHGPGLELKQALAWRASPLGRPIHVIGTGLGCIAGHPTVRNGRACVPDAGVAAEESAINGIPPDAWWQHREHLRGGSSLPPERVLIDAVRLHLAENGRADSLERLRLVANP